TGACCTTTGGTCAATGGCCTTTGACCATCAACCCTTTACCTTTGATCTTCAACCCTTGAAATGTGTCGTTTGTTGAGTGCTTACTTGTGACCTTTGACCCTTGAAAACCATCATTTCACTCCCtaaaaaatagggagagggagccagacagagatgtagaatgaaaatttaaaatgcgATGAGGTacaagaaacacaagaaaaaaaaaaaaataaggacagggagCCAGACGTAGATgtagaattaaaatttaaaatgtgacggggtacaagaaacacgggaaaaattaaaaaaacagggacagggagatggatagagggAGATGTAAAAGAGATTTTCCAACTCAACACAGTAGATGAAACctaggaaagaattacaaagtAAGGAAGGGGAGATGGACAGAAGGAAGTACAGAATAtgtaaaaagcaacagggtacaACAAACAcaggcaagaattaaaaaacagggagCAGGACCTGGATGGAGAGAGAcgtagaaaaaaattaaaaggcgACAGGGTACAGGGCAGAGTTcgtagaagaggaaaaagttttGGGGAACCAGACAGGTAGGTGGGCAGGcggagagggagacagaggcagggacaggcagggaagaaggcaGAGACGTGGAGAAGGGTGGCAGAGATCTGCTGCAGCCACCAATCATGCATGGCATGGGGCTGCCGTGATGATCAACCAAACTCCAgcctagccaaaaccaggacaacctcCACCCCATATCCCACCACAGTGGTGGTGTGCTCAGGTCTCACTCTGTGCCATACATCACCAGCCACCACCTCCTTCCCATCCTGTGATAGCTATGCAGGTATCAGTCCCTTAGTCTACATAAATTGTCCTTCAAACATCCATAAAATTTCCACAAAACATCAATAAATTGTCCACAAAACATCTGCCATAGTCACCTAGTCCGTGACTCGGGCTCCACCCATTGTGatggtcactcaggacaggagaggcaGCACAGGGCCACTGAAGCCAGCTCAGGCAGGGTCATGGCTGCACGCCGACGGcttcctgcccagctcctcctccacCAGTTTGGGTGGCTCCTGCTACAGTGCTTCCTACCACAGAAGAAAGTGTGCGTTGTGGCACCTTCAAGGCACCTCCACTGCTGTGCCCATACAGCGTCCCTTGGCACCAGGCCATGGGGTTTAACGTCGCAACAAACTCCTCCCCTGGCCTCTTCTCCAGGGGGAGTTGTCCACGGGCCACCAGCCCTTTGGGGTGTTGCTGCTCTGGTGGGGCCTTCTCCACGAGGCCCCACGGCAAGCGTAGGAGATGGGTGGGAGGTGAAGCAAGActgaggaagggggagagagggggaaaggggaCAGGGGGAGGGACAGGGGGACTgagaaagggggagagggacagatgggagtggggagaaaaatggggagaggggcagaggcagggacagggagaaggacacagcagtgctgggaggcaggacagtggcagaggaggaaaagacgGACAGGGAGAAAGGAcgggggaggaagggggagacgGGGATggtaagaggggaaaaacagggcagggagaaggaaagggatgGGGAAAAGCGATGGGACGGGCGTAAAGAGAATGAAGAAGACCaggggcaggacagggagatggaggaggcaggaggagtggagagagagagggagaggggtgggagcagagaaagataggatggggagaaggacagaggggtgggggaaggcagggaatACAGGGCGAGGGAGAAGGATCGAGGAgccagagaggaagaagggtacaaggaggagggtggggagagggaggaaaaaaacaaaacagaacaaagaaatcaaaaaacaaccccaagtaaaaaaataaaccacaaagaaccaagaaatcaaaatactgccctaagaaataaaaaatcaagaaaaaaaaagtcaaaaaaccTAGAAATCAAACccccaagaaataaaaattaaaaaggaaaacaaaaagaaatcaaaataaccCCCCCAAGAACAAAAACATatgccccccccccaattccccaaggaaaaaaaaaagcaaccccaAGAGATCAAAATAatccaagaaattaaaaaaaccccaaacctaaaaTAAcccacaagaaaataaagaaaaaaaaagaagaaagaaaaaaatgaaaaaacaccCCAAGAAATCAAAACAACCCCGTCACAAATGTGCAATTTAGATCGCTTAAAGAACCACcatcaaaggtattagcaaaagtggtTTTACTGAAATATGATGTTGTAAAACCATGACTTAcaaagttcgatggcaaggtttGCTCTATTACTGTACTGCACAATCATTTGAACAATGATTCAAAAACTACCAAAGCAGAGTCAAAGGTaccaagacaaaaatcaaagttaacaagacaaaatcaaagttaACAAGACACAAATCATAGTTACCATAATACAAAGTTATGTGCAATATCAGTTGCTTACCAAAGATCTGCCGTTGGTGaaaggtctctctgcctcaAGGACCAACCTTGAGAGATGTCCCAtctcaaggggagatcaccgACATGCAGCCAGGCTGCTTAGCtgggagagctcaaagaaggctcactttaggctgtcatatttatagAATGAAGTGGTTGGCTTGTAGTCAAATTACATGCAACGGAAAAGGTATgcatgagactccttgtacccacaactttcgttgttccttgataaatgagtcttggaaaagccaccTGCTATTCATGTATAATCGCATGATTGGTGttccaagctcatatgcatCGATGCTCACTGTGTCAGTCTGCTGCTTTGagggttttcagagaacagactGGAACTAGAGAAGTTCTTCACCCATTTACAGCTTAGGcttttacctcctttggagcctgtaccaaactaccACTAGTTTGGTTAAAGACCCAAATGCATCCGCCACACCCTcccaagaaataaattaaaaaaaaaccaccagaaaacACCCCCAGGAAATCAAAATAAGCCGtgcaagaagttaaaaaaaaaaccaagggaaaaacaaaaaccacaccaaaGAAGTCAAAACACACAGacccaagaaataaaaaaatcaaaatcactCCCATGAGatttaagaataaaacaaacagaaaaccaaccccaagaacttcaaaaaaaaaaaaaagaaagaaaaacccaaaccacaaacgggggggggggggggattggggcgggcagggggtagaagggagaaggagggagcaggccgggggaagcaggcaggaggcagcaggcagaagcgggcagcaggcagaagcgggcagcaggcaggaggaaggagcagacCGTGCACCTCCCTACCCCCGCAGCTGCTGCCGTGCTGTATCTGCGCATGCGCCAAGGGGCCGCCGGAGCGTCCACGCGTCACCGGCTCCGGGTGGAATCCGCGGCCCGGCACCACAGTTCCGGGGGGGAACGGACCGGGAGGGGGCTGTGGGACGCGAGGGTGCTGTgaggctgctgtggggctgctgtgAGGAAGGAGGCTGCTATGGGACGCGGGGTTGCCATAGGGCTGGTATGGGGCTTCTATGGGGTTCCTATGGGGCTGCTATGGGGCAGGGCATTGCTATGACATTGCTATGGCGTTGCTATGGGGCAGGGCGTTGCTATGGTGTTACTATGGGGCAGGGAGCTCTGTGTGAGGCCGCAGGCGCCCGGGGCCCCCTCACGTGACCTCCCCCGTGACACACACATCCACACCCCCCCCGTTCGGGCGCTCgcaagatggcggcggcggcggttcGGGGAAGGCGGTTCAAGTGGTCGCTGGAGctggcggcggcgccgggggggCGGTGAGGCCAGGGGGGCGGGGGTTGGGGGGTGATTTAGGGGGTCTAGGGGTCTCCCCGGCCTCACCTGTCCCCCTCTATCCCCTCCAGGCCCCGCGGAGCCGCCGAGGGCCGCGGGCCGCTGGGGTTCGCCGAGCGGCAGCTGGGGGAGGGCGGCGTCCACGAGAGCGACAAAATTCTCATGGAGAAGGTGGGCGGGGGGGGcccggggggagggggcagggggcagggagggagggacacCCCTCGGGCGCCTGGGTCCCCAATTGGGGGGATGGTCCCCGTCCCAGATGCCTGGGTCCCATATGAGGGCGGTCCCCCCCACATTCCGGATGCTTGGgtcccctctttccctgcagcgCTGCTGGGACGTGGCACTGGCTCCGCTGAAGCAGATCCCCATGAACCTGTTCATCATGTACATGGCCGGCAACACCATCTCCATCTTCCCCGCCATGATGGTCTGCATGATGGGCTGGCGCCCGCTGCAGGCCCTCATGTCCCTCTCCGCCAGTGAGTACAACCCCATGCTACAGCCCCATGCGGGTCACAGCTCCCCGGCCATCCCCTGCCGCGTGACAATTGCCCCACGTACCTGCGGCGGTCCCCTGCCCTGCATCACCCCCTGCAACAGTTGTCACCACATATCTCCCAACTGTTGTCCCTATAACAGCCCCCGCCACGCATGTCCCCCTGCAACAGTTGCCCCCATGTCAGTTGCCCCCACGCATGCTCCAACAGTCCTCCCTATGACAGTCACCCCCACATCAGTTTCCCCACACGTCCCTGAACAGTTGGCCCCATGTCAGTTGTTCCCATGTGTCTGCCAACAGTCACTGCAAGGTTACCCCCATGCCTCCCCTTACAGTTGTCCGCTATGACAGTCACCCCCATGTCAGTCACTCCCACGCGTCCCCCAACAGTCACCCAACAGCTACCCGCGTGCCATCTGCCCCATGCCTCCCCTACCACTGTCCCCCGTGACGCTCCCCTGCCACTCCTCACCCATTATTACCATCAGTCCCCCGTGGTGCCACGTGTGCAGCGTGTGGGTGACAGTGACAGgttccccccatcccaccctgtcgtcccccccccagcactgaAGGCACTGGAGAGCTCGAGCCGGCGGGCACTGCAGGGACTGGTGTTCCTGGTGGGCAATGGGCTGGGGCTGGCGCTGGCCCTCTACAAGTGCCAGGCCATGGGGCTGCTCCCCACCCGCCCCTCCGACTGGCTGGCCTTCGTCGCCCCCCCACAGGTGCGCCCAGATGCCGGGGTCCCCCTGCCCCACCCTCGCTGCTCTGGATGCCAGGGTTCCCCCTGGCCTGCACACCAGCGTCCCCCCACTCAcgccttttctctttcttcccttggcAGCGGATGGAGTTCACTGGGGGGGGCATGATCCTGTGACCCAATGTGCCCACTCACCAATAAAGGCAATGGCAGGCTGGTGACCTTATTTTTGTGGGGAATTCCGGGGGTTTGGGGGCTCAGCTGAAGGAGGCACCGGGATGGGTCGGAGTGAAAAGCGTTTATTGGTGGCAtgtgctgggagcactggggccTGTACTGATGGTGCTGGGGCCCatactgggagcactgggagtACACTGGAGGAGCACTGAAGCCTGTA
The nucleotide sequence above comes from Gymnogyps californianus isolate 813 chromosome Z, ASM1813914v2, whole genome shotgun sequence. Encoded proteins:
- the EMC4 gene encoding ER membrane protein complex subunit 4 is translated as MEKIPMNLFIMYMAGNTISIFPAMMVCMMGWRPLQALMSLSATLKALESSSRRALQGLVFLVGNGLGLALALYKCQAMGLLPTRPSDWLAFVAPPQRMEFTGGGMIL